In Leucobacter denitrificans, the genomic window TGAGGACTACGCGAAGGCTGGAGTGCCAATGTTGGGCGTGGTTCGTGGCCGAGTCACGGTTGGGCTGCAAGTGATTCTGTACACCTGGGCGACCGTTGCATCGAGCCTGCTTCTCATCCCAGTCGCAGAAATGGGCTGGCTGTACATCATTGGTTCGATCCTCGTAGGTGGCTACTTCATCGGCGAGGCGCACAGTCTCTATTCGAGTGCGATCCGCGGTCAAGAAGGCAAACCGATGAAAGTGTTTCACGGCTCCATCACCTATCTTTCAGTGCTGTCGCTTCTTATCGCTATCGATCCGCTCCTTCCGTTCTAACGCCCGGGGCGGCATCTTTAGCGGAGTATCCTTGCGTGTATGAACGCGGCAGGTGCTCCCAAGTCTCATCCGAACACTTCCGTCGTTGCCCTGGGGCGACCACTTCACGCTCCTGACGCACCGATTAATCCGCACATTGCGATGAGTTCTACATTTGTCGGAGTCGACACGCCTGAACTCAATGAGCGGGGTTACGGTCGTTTTTCAAATGAAAGTTGGGAACCACTCGAAGAAGCTATTGCAACACTTGAAGGGGCCGATCTTCCCGGCGTAAGTTTCGCTTCGGGCATGGCTGCCGTTTCCGCTGCAATTTCTCTTGCGCCAATAGGAGGCGTAATCACTGTCGCTGGCACCTCCTACAACGGCACGATGAGCCTCGCCAGACAGCTCCATGATGAGGGAGCGGTGGTGTTGCGCGAGGTGAATGCCCTTGATCTCGACGCGACTATTGTCGCCTTTCAAGGCTCGTCTCTCGTGTGGCTTGAGTCACCAACAAACCCGCTGCTCGATGTGGTAGATCTGCCGCGACTTATTGACGCTGCACATCAAGCGGGTGCAATCGTGGTCGTCGACAACACCTTTAGCACGCCGCTCAGACAACAACCGCTCTCAATGGGAGCTGATGTTGTGGTGCACTCAGCGACAAAATTCATAGCTGGTCATTCCGATGTATTGCTCGGTATCGCGTTAACTAATCAGCGGCAGCTTCACGAAAGAATCCTCTCGCGTCGCACGCTTCACGGAGCCATTCCAGGTCCGTTTGAGGCCTGGCTCGGTTTGCGAGGACTCCGCACTCTCGCCGTAAGGCTTGAACGCGCAGAGGCTAATGCAATCGAATTGGCCCAGCGGTTGTCCGCTCACACGGCCGTGACGCGCGTGCGTTATCCGGGCCTTTCGACTGATCCCGGTCACGCGCTCGCGAGCACCCAGATGTCTGGGTACGGTGCGATCGTTTCGATTGAGTTTGAAACGAAGGAGATCGCTTCTCGATTCGTTGGATCGCTGCAATTGGCAACGCCCGCCACGAGCCTCGGCGGGGTGGAAACACTCGTCGAACGACGTAGGCGCCAACTCAGCGAGCCCGAGGAAGTGCCGGAAGAACTCGTCCGCATCAGCGTTGGAATCGAGCACATTGAAGATCTCTGGGCAGACTTCGAACAGGCGATTCAATCGGCTACCCGAAAAGACCTCTGAACGAATTGAAGCTTAACTCTCCGGGGCTTCGATGGAAGGGCGCTTCAATCTGAGCACGGTAACCGTCATCGCTGCCGCAGTGACGCTCGCGAGTACCATGTGGATCCCGACGAGCACCGGAGGCAACCCCATTCTCGACTGAATAACACCCACGGCAATTTGTATGACGAGCAGCGCGAGCAGCGCACAGTTCCACGCGAATGGTCGCAACTGTTTCGAGGCAGCCCACCCAACGAGCACTGCGACGAGCGCAAACGTCACGTAACCGGGCCAAGCGTGAAGGTGGCTCAATAGCGTGGCATCGAATCCATCACGAACAACGTTTGCGTCGCCAGAGTGCGGCCCACTCGCAGTTGTGAGCACTCCCATGAGGATAAGTACTGCCATTGCAAGCGTCGTGACATGGGTGAGGATCGCATAGCCCACCGGAACAGCGCGGACCCGCTTACCTGGTGCTTCATACATTCGCACCAGGTATGCCGCTGTGATGCAGACAATGATGAGTGAGACGGTGTAGTGAAAACCGACGAGCACAGCCGCCAGATCTTCCCAGACGATAAAGCCGCCCACAAA contains:
- a CDS encoding COX15/CtaA family protein — its product is MNTARASEVAKTALPRFLPFAAWASFVLNVLIIATGGAVRLTGSGLGCSEWPLCTPGSLVPTAELTYHSLIEFGNRTISGPLLLAALAVVLLTFKLRSTRKDLFVLSWIVLGLVLLQAFVGGFIVWEDLAAVLVGFHYTVSLIIVCITAAYLVRMYEAPGKRVRAVPVGYAILTHVTTLAMAVLILMGVLTTASGPHSGDANVVRDGFDATLLSHLHAWPGYVTFALVAVLVGWAASKQLRPFAWNCALLALLVIQIAVGVIQSRMGLPPVLVGIHMVLASVTAAAMTVTVLRLKRPSIEAPES
- a CDS encoding trans-sulfuration enzyme family protein, whose translation is MNAAGAPKSHPNTSVVALGRPLHAPDAPINPHIAMSSTFVGVDTPELNERGYGRFSNESWEPLEEAIATLEGADLPGVSFASGMAAVSAAISLAPIGGVITVAGTSYNGTMSLARQLHDEGAVVLREVNALDLDATIVAFQGSSLVWLESPTNPLLDVVDLPRLIDAAHQAGAIVVVDNTFSTPLRQQPLSMGADVVVHSATKFIAGHSDVLLGIALTNQRQLHERILSRRTLHGAIPGPFEAWLGLRGLRTLAVRLERAEANAIELAQRLSAHTAVTRVRYPGLSTDPGHALASTQMSGYGAIVSIEFETKEIASRFVGSLQLATPATSLGGVETLVERRRRQLSEPEEVPEELVRISVGIEHIEDLWADFEQAIQSATRKDL